The Gloeobacter violaceus PCC 7421 DNA window TCCTGGCTCTGGTGAGCTGGCCGTTGTACCAGAAAGTTTACGAAATCCTCGACAAGCGCAGCATCTACGCCGCGCTCGCGATGACGCTGCTGGTGTCGCTGTCGGTGATCTTGCCGGTTGTGCTGATCGCCGCGAGTCTGGCCAGCGATGCCGTCGAGCTGTATCGGACCGTGCAGGCCGACGGCTCGATGAGTCTCGCGGCCCTCAAGGAGAGCTACGCCGCCCTCGGCCGGACCGTCGCCCGGGTGCCTGTGGTGGGCGGCCAACTGCAGAACTGGCTGCGCGAGGTCGATCTGGTGCAAGTTCAGCAGTGGTTGCGCTCCGGGGCCGGGCGCATTCTCACCTGGCTGGCGGGGTTCGGCCAGGCGATTAGCGGCGCTCTGGTAACCCTGGGCCTGACCATTTTCACGCTGTTTTTTCTATACCTGAGCGGTCTGGACCTGGTCCGTCAGACGCGAGAGGCGCTCGAAAAGCTTGGAGGCGAACCGCTCGTCTCGCTGCTCGATCCGCTCGGGGCGACCGTGCGGGCGGTGGTGCTCGGGCTGGTGCTCACCGGGGCAGCCCAGGGATTGCTCGCCGGGCTTGGGCTCTGGGTGGCGGGGATCGAAATTGCCCTGATCTTGGGGGTGCTCGCGGCGTTGTTGTCGATTTTGCAGATTCCCACCCCGGTGGTCTGGTTTCCCTGCGTTATCTGGCTGGCGGCGAATGGCCAAACCTGGCAGGCGGTCGCCCTGTTTCTCTGGGGTGCACTGGTGGTGGGCACCATCGACAACTTCCTTAAGCCGCTGTTTATCAGTCAGGGTACCGGTATCCCCATCTTGCTGGTGTTCTTTGGGGTCTTGGGCGGTCTGCTTGCCTTCGGCACCATCGGCATTGTCGTCGGACCGGTGAGTCTGGCGCTGCTGTTGGTACTCTGGCGGCGCTGGACCGCCCCGCCGGAAACCGTGCCGAACGCTGCCGGGCAGACGCCGCTGCCGACGATCAAAGAAAAACAAACCTAGTCGGCACTTGGTTGATCGCCACCCACCGCCACCGCCGCTACCGGCTTGAGCAAAAAGGCCGGCAGACTCGGGTTGCCGCCGTAGCGGGTCGGCTGGCTTGCAGCGGCAGTGCGCTGCCGGCGCGCCAGGGCGAGTGCCTCCTCGGTAGCCTGCAGACGCTGTTCGAGCCGCGCCTCGCGCTCGCGCGCAAACTCGACTTGATGGCCAAGGGTACTCAACTGGTTGCGCAGTGACTGGATCTCCAGCTGCTGCATCTCCAGGAGCATCAGCTGCTTTTTGGCCAACTCCACTGCCCTGAGGGCCTGGGCGAGCTGGCTTCTAAGGTACTGTTCAGCAGCTGCCTGGGTATCGGCCTCGGCCTGCAGCTGGGCGATTTCTTGCTCAAGGGCCTCGATCTTTTGCTGTGACATGGCCGAATCGCGGGCTGGTGTTCCCATAGTGCCTGTTTCGGTCGCTTTCTGCTAGAAAGTCCCCCATCCCGGTAGGATTGTTCCCAACAGAACGGGTAAGGAGAGTAGTCGCCATGCCCCCCTCCTCCTCCAAGACGATTCGAGCGGCTCAGGAAAACTTCATGCCCACCCTGCGCGAATTGGCCGGAGCCTACCAGGCATTTTCGAACTATTCGGCCCGGCACGTGCGCTCGGTGGGCCTCACGCCGCCCCAGTTCGATGTGATCAGCACCCTCGGCAACACCGACGGCATGAGCATGAACAAATTGGGAGAAAAGACGCTCATCACCAAGGGTACGCTCACGGGAATCATCGACCGGCTCGAAGAAAAAGGACTGGTCAAGCGCGCCGTTACCGAGGGTAATCGCCGCAGCTTTACCGTCGCCCTCACCCCCGAGGGCGAGCAACTGTTCGAGCAGATATTCCCGGCCCATGTCGCCCACCTCAAGGCGCGCTTTATGGGCCTGAGCGAAGCGCAACTCGACCAACTGTTTGTCGCCCTTAAAATGCTGCGTACATTGTTCGAGTGATGTATCAGGTGTCAGCTGCCGGAAGGTCACAAACTTCCACAACGGCGTTGAGATTGAGCGGCCCGTAGAGGTGCGGAAATGTCTCGCCGCGGCCGTGGGCGTCTTCCTCACGCACAGCGGCAGTGAGTTTGCTGGGGTCGATGGTGAGCAGCATCAGAGCTGTCTGGCCTCGAAAGTAGCGCTCGCGGACCCCGGCCAACTGCTCAGCCCGACAGCAGTGGATAAAGCCTTCGCTCTGCAGGCTTGGGGGACGGTAGACGCCTTCGCCCCGGGCCGCCTCCCACTGGGAGCGGCTGGTAATGTGGAAGATGGGCTGTTCCGGCTGCACGGGTATCCCTGCTCCTACAGTCGGCAACAGAAGCTACGATTGAACCTGAGACGAATTTAAACTTTTGTGACTTGCCATGACCGCCGTTCCCGTTTCGCAGATTCGCAATTTCAGCATTATTGCCCACATCGACCACGGCAAGTCCACCCTGGCCGATCGGCTGTTGCAGGTGACAGGCACCGTGAGCGACCGGAATATGACCGCCCAGTACCTCGACAACATGGACTTGGAGCGCGAGCGGGGCATCACGATCAAGCTGCAGGCGGCCCGCATGGAGTATGTCGCCGATGACGGCGAGAAGTACATTCTGAATCTCATCGACACCCCTGGTCATGTCGACTTTACCTACGAGGTCTCGCGCTCACTCGCCGCCTGCGAAGGGGCTTTGCTGGTAGTGGACGCAAGCCAGGGCGTCGAAGCGCAGACCCTGGCCAACGTCTATCTGGCGATTGAGAACAACCTCGAAATCATCCCGGTGCTCAACAAGATTGATCTGCCGGGGGCGGAGCCGGAGCGCGTCCTCGACGAGATCGAAGAAATCATTGGTCTTGAGCGCACCGGGGCGATTCGCGCCTCGGCCAAAGAAGGGATCGGCATCCACGACATCCTGGAAGCTATCGTCCACCGCATTCCGCCGCCCGCGGACACGGTGGCCGAGCCTTTGCAGGCACTGATATTCGACAGCTACTACGACGCCTACCGGGGAGTAATCGTCTACTTTCGGGTGATGAGCGGTTCGGTCAAAAAGGGCAACAAAATTCGCTTTATGGCCTCCGGCAAAGAATTTGAAATCGACGAAATCGGCGTGCTGAAGCCTTTTCAGGTGCCGGTGGATGAACTGCACGCGGGTGAAGTGGGCTATATCGCCGCCGCCATCAAGCTGGTGCAGGACGCCCGCGTGGGCGACACGATCACCTTGGTCTCCAACCCCGCCGCCACGCCCTTGCCGGGCTATCAGGAGGCGATGCCGGTGGTCTTCTGCGGGCTCTACCCCACCGACTCCGACCAGTTCGAAGACCTGCGCGAGGCGCTCGACAAACTCAGCCTCAACGACGCGGCATTGCACTTTGAGCCCGAGAGTTCGGGAGCTCTGGGATTCGGCTTTCGCTGCGGCTTTTTGGGATTGCTGCACATGGAGGTGGTGCAGGAGCGGCTGGAACGAGAGTACGACCTGGATCTGGTCACCACCGCCCCCTCGGTCGTCTACCGGGTCAACAAGACCGACGGCACAGTGCTGGAGGTCCAGAACCCCGCCGACTTGCCCCCGTCCCAATTGCGCACCTCGATCGAAGAGCCTTACGTCAAAGTCGAACTGATTACCCCCCAGGAGTTCGTGGGCACGCTGATGGAGCTGAGCCAGGGGCGGCGGGGAATTTTCAAGGACATGCGCTACCTGACGCCGACGCGCACCACGCTCATCTACGAAATTCCGCTGGCCGAAGTGATCACCGACTTTTTCGACCAGATGAAGTCGCGCTCGCGCGGTTACGCCTCGATGGAGTACCAGCTGATCGGCTTCCGCGAGGGCAACCTGGTGCGCCTCGACATCGTGCTCAACGGCGAGCCGGTCGATTCGCTCTCCTGCATCACCCACGCCGACAAAGCGCCCGAGGTGGGCCGGCAACTCACCGCCAAACTCAAAGAACTGATCCCCCGCCAGCAATTTCAGGTGCCGATCCAGGCCGCCATCGGCTCGAAGGTGGTGGCGCGCGAAAACATCGCCCCTTTGCGCAAGAACGTGCTGGCCAAGTGCTATGGCGGCGACATCAGCCGCAAGAAAAAGCTGCTCGAAAAGCAGAAAAAAGGCAAAAAGCGCATGAAATCGATCGGCTCGGTGGACGTGCCTCAGGAAGCCTTCATGGCCGTGCTCAAGCTCGAAGGCTGAAGCTGCCAGTGGTTGGCTACGCCTATTTATGAAGATGCCTGCCAGCGGTCAACTGGCGGCAGATTGAAGTTTATGTATACTGTGCACATCTCTGAGGCTCTGCTGCGGCTTGATGAACTTCTGCACCAGGCCGCCGCCTGGTGGCCGCGAATCGGGATGATTTCGGTGTAATCACCCTACTCGGGCGTACTTGCCTTCTTACCGCGGTCCTCCGATCTGCCAGGCTAGATCGCCCACCGCTTCGAGCGGGAGGGATTGGATGAAGACAGTGCCGTCCATCTGCCACAGGGCGTTGCTGCCGGTGGCCGTGTTGCGCCAGAGGATGTCGGGTTTGCCGTCGCCACTGAAGTCTCCCGCCCCGGCGCTTTGCCAGCCCAGATCGCCCACCGACGGTACAGAAACGCTGCTCAAAAAAGCAAGGCCGTTCATCTTCCAGATGGCATTAGCACCAGTGGCCGTGTTGCGCCAGAGGATGTCCGGGGTGGCGTTGGCATCGAAGTCGCCCGTGCCACCGATTTGCCAGCCCAGATCGGCGACCGCCTGTAAAGTGACGGCCGCTCGGTAGACCGCTCCGTCCATCAACCAGACGGAATTGGCACCGGTGGCTTGATTGCGCCAGAGGATATCGGGTTTGCCGTCGAAGTTGAAGTCCGCCGCCCCGGCAATCTGCCACTTCGGATCGCCCACCGTGGGCAGGGAAATAGCCGCGCGGTACTCCGTGCCGTTCATCAACCAGATGGAGTTGGCGCCGGTTTTGGTGTTGCGCCAGAGAATGTCGGGCTTGCCGTCGAAGTCGAAATCGGCCGTCCCGACCGACCGCCAGTTGGGATCTGAAACGGCGGGTAGTTCCACGACTGCGGAGCGGGCCGAACCATTCATCAGCCAGACGGTATTCCTGCCGTTGGCACCGTTGCGCCAGAGAATGTCCCATTGGCCGTCGCCGCTGAAATCACTTTTAGGGCTGCCTGCGAGGCTTGCAACCCGCAGCGTCTCGAACCAGCGATCGGCGATCTTGGCGTAGCCCTCGGCGTCGGGGTGCACCGTATCCGCCAGATCGGCGGTGGTCAGGGCATTGTAGATGTCCACGTAGACGACTTTTTTACCCTGGGTGATCTTGCCGTTTACGATGCCGGGGATCGCGGCGTTGTAATCGAGCACCCGCTGATTGATAGCGCTATCGTCGGCAGGCGGGATCGAAGCGACATAGAGCTTCACAGAGGAGCGCAACGCGAAAATCTGGTCGATAAGGGCGCTCAATCGACCCGGTGCACCGCCAGGATCGTTGTTTTTTTCGATGTCGTTGGTGCCGATGAGCAACAGCACTGTCTCCGGTTTGTACTTCGGCAGCCAGTCGTCGATACCGTCTGCAATTTGGTCGATAAAATAGCCGGGATGGCCCTCGTGGTTTTTGTCGCTCAGGCTGGATGGACCGCTCGATTGGGAACCGACAAAATCGGCGTTGCTACCTTCCGAAACCAGACTGTTCCACAGGTCGGTGCGGTAGCCTCCCGAAACGGTAAAACCCTCGGTAATCGAATCTCCCAGGGGCATAACTTTGGCCGGATTTCCCGGCAGAACCTGCGCAAACGAAGGTGTGCTAAAGCCCGTTCCGGCAAGCAGCGCGCCACAGATCCAGGTGCGGATCGAAGTCTTGATATAACAAACTAGCCTTGAATAGCCAGTGCCTTCCCTACAGGATCTTTCAGTTTTTGAGGGGTCCATTTTACAGAAATTCATGGAGAATACGACCTGTTCGCAGACTTGATTTACTGAATGTACAGCCACCTTCGAGCCTGACATGAAAATACAAAATTGTGAATCGAGCGAACCACCTAGGCAGTTGCACGCAATTTCTGCCCGTCCGCTTTCTAGAACCACTGAATCGACCCCAATGATTGGGCTGTTCTCGTGGCAGATTCCGGCGTGTTGTCGGTTGACAGGCCGCCATGCCTGGCGATCTTATCCAGCCGTCTATGGTTTGTACTTCTGGGCACCCGTGAAAATGCGGTATTTTGTGCCCATGCAGATGAAACGTCGAGAGTAGTGTTTGGCGGTGCTCTGGCAAGCGGTCTGGGGGCCGTCCCTGCCCTTGCTCAGGCAGTCGGTAGGCCCGTAGTCGTCGCCAGTGCCAACGGCCTTGCCGCCACCGAAACAGCAATAGCACGGCTGAAGGCCGGGGCCGACACGCTGGATGCCGTCGCTCTAGCCCCCGATCGCTTTGACCAGATCGCCGACCGAGTGCTTCAGGCGCTGGTCGATTTCTTCGTCGAGCACGGTGCTGCCGTCGGCCTGCCGCTGGATTTGCTTGTCGACCGCGTACACCCCTCCCAAGAGGTGCCGCGCTCCCAACTCGCAGAGCACCGGCTTGAGGGCGTAGTCGATGGCGAGCAGGTGGGCGATCGTGCCGCCCGTGGCGATGGGCAACACGGCTTTTCCGAGCAAAGCCTTCTGCGGCAGCAGGTCCAAAAAGCTCTTCAACAGCCCGGTATAAGCCGCCTTGTAAATGGGAGTCGCGATAATCAACCCGTCCGCTTTTTCAAGCAGCGCCTTCGGCCCGTCGAGGGCAGGGCTGTCGAAGCGGGCAAAGACCAGCACCTCGGGCGGCAGATCGCGCACTGCAAACACGTCCGCCCCGACCTCCGGCGGCAGAAGCCCAACGGCATATTCCACGAGCGAATGTGTCCTCGACGGGTGAGAGGGACTGCCGGAAACAGCCAGAATACGAGCCACAGCGAGGTCTCCTTTAAAAGTACTGGGTGGGGATCGGATGTGCTTTGCGTAGGCATTCTACGTCCTCTGGCCGTGGGCGGTCGAAAGTGGCCGGCAGCATGCCGCCGCACCCGGCTACAAATCCGAAGCTTTCAGTCCAATCTATCGGCACCACCCTCCACCGGAATCGACCATTGCCTCTGCCTCTGCGTGCGAGGTGGACGCACCATCGTGTCGAGCAGGTGCTCCAGCACGGCAGCCGGGCTTTTGCAAAGACCGCGGTGCGCGGCCGAGGTCTGAATCACCGTGCTGCGGGGCGCAATCAGCCAGTAGAAGCGCTCCCTCTGCGACAGTCGGCCGATTGGCCCCGCTTGCTCTCCACCGGCACAGATAGTCGGTATGGTCTGCAGGTGGACCCGGATCGCTTCGAGATCCAGGGTCGGATCGAGTGCCGATGCCCGCCGCTCGTCTAGTTCGATGCGTGCCTCCAAAAACGCCCTGGCAGGACACGAAATGATCACCCCGACGTTGACGAACTCTTCGCGCTCGACTTTGGGAACGAGGCGGATCGTCGCGTAATCATACGCAATCGGTTCGTGCACGGCTCGCCTCCTCCAAAAAAGCTCGTGGCGGCTCCAGCCGTCTCAGCAGGTACTTCCTATAAGCCTCTCGGTGCTGCTCGCCGCCGACAAACGGAGAGTCTGCGCCCAACCAGGCCTCAGGAATGCGTTCGACAATGCCGTCGATGACTTGCGGTGTGACCCGCTCGCTCATGCGTGCATCGGCCTCGCCCAGAGCGTCGGCAAACCGCAGCAGTACGTGATCTTTGATCAGGGCGAACGGCTCGCGGCTGCGCTCCAGGTGATTCTTCCAGGTGTGGTGGAAGTAGAGGGCCGCGCCGTGATCGATAAGCCAGAGCCGCCGGTGCCACATCAGCATGTTCGTGTTGCGGGGGGTGCGATCGACGTTGGTCACATAGGCGTCGAACCAGACGATCGAAGAAGCCAGATCCGCGTCGGGTTGAACCGCCAGCGGGTCGAAGGTGACCGAACCGGGCAGGTAGTCGAGGGCAAGATTGAGGCCGGCGCTGGCCCGGATCAAGTGTTGAATTTCCGGGTCGGGTTCGGTGCGGGCGAGTTCGGGATCGAGTTCGACAAAAACGATCTCAGGCACCGGCAAACCGCAGGCGCGGGCGATTTCCCCGGCCACCAGTTCGGCTATCAGGGCTTTGGGTCCCTGCCCGGCGCCGCGAAATTTGAGCACGTACATGCCGTCGTCGTCGGCTTCGACGATGGCCGGGAGCGATCCGCCCTCGCGCAACGGGGTCACATACCTTGTGGCAATTACCGTTCTGATGCCCATCGTCTACCGGGTGCTCCCTGGGTGGCAAAGCTGAACTTTCTGACGTGTTGTGAAGATCACAGCCTCAAGCACCAGGGTCGATCCCCTGCTCCTGGAGGCGATGGCGGAGTGCCTGCAGTTGCGCTTCCACTGCCCGGCGCGCCGCCGCTTCCTTCAAAATTTGTTGCTGTGCTTCGGCGACGCGCCGCTCGGCTTGCTCGGCGCGCCGCTCGGCCTCTGCCGCCTGTTGTGCGGCTTCTGTCGCCAAGCGCGCGGCCTCGGCGGTACGCTCCTCCGGGGTCAGATAACGCTGTCCCCCCTGGTCATACCAGTAGAGCCATTCCCGTTCGATGCCCTGGTACACCCCCCGTTCACAGCCGATGGCCAGACCAATGTCAGGCAGCCAGACTGGATTGTCGGACAAAAAACTATACTCCCCTTGCTCCAGACAGTAGACTTCAAGGCTCTTTTTAACCTGTCGCAGTGCATTGTAAATATGTAATAGCGCACTCCCAAAGCGGTATAGTCCAGCTTCTTCTGGCGGTGCTCGTTGCACCGCTTGCGCGAAACCACTTCCAAAGTCAGCACCGGGACCGCCTTTTCTTCCCACAACACGTAGCTGCGGCGCAGGTTCTCGTCTTTGATTCGGGGGACTCCCAGGACGAGAAAACCGTCGGGGACGACAGGTTCGTCATCAGGATCGAAGTAGATCCCCATATCCGTTCCCCAGAACCAGTCCTGTCGCTCGGCCCAGATGGTCGTCAACAGCAGTTTGAGCACCCCGGGCATCAGATCTTGTAACTCATTATCCACAGGGGTGTCGTCCGAATCGGGCAGTTCCTCGGCGGTGGGGAGTCAGGAATGCGCTTGATCGACCATGGTAGTACCTCGCAATGGCCCTATCCTAGTCTTCCCTGCCCTGCACAGCCCTTCATGCACCACCGCCCAACACAATAAAGTACGGTTAATCTATCGACAATTCGTTCTATATTGTGCGACGATGGCAGCGAACGCGTCTGGAATTTCGACCGGCAGCTCTATGTCCCGAGCCACCAATTCGCTCCGTACTGCAGCTGCTCAAAGCCGCCCACCGGGTCGACCCCCGGCCCGGGACACAGTCTGAATTCCCGGAGGAACGTTCTGGATGGGTTCAAACGATCAGTACCCAGAGGAAGCCCCCGCCCACCCGGTCCGCGTCAATGGTTTCTGGATGGACCGCTTTGTGGTCACCAACTCGCAGTTTCGCCGCTTCGTCAAGGCCACCGGCTATCGCACCCTGGCCGAGCGTCCAGCGGACGCGGCCACTTATCCGGGCGCGTTGCCCGAACTGCTGCAACCCGCCTCGGCCGTCTTTGTCAAACCTCCCGGGCCGGTGGACAAAGGCGACCACCGCCACTGGTGGATTTATACCGTGGGCGCCAACTGGCGCCACCCCGAAGGGCCCCACAGTTCGATCAAAGGCCGCGAGCAGCACCCGGTGGTTCGTCAACGGCGAGGACCAGGCTGTGCGCCGAGCCGGGCTCGGCCGATATGACTCCCTTGCCGAAGATGATCGAGGCTTCCGAGTTGTGCGGCGTCATCTGCACGCCACGGAAGTCGTCGCCCTCTGCGACGTCGATGTCGAGCCGCCAGCCGAGATTCTCGTAGAACGCCTTCGCGCGGTCAACGTCGGAAACGCCGAACACCACGACTTCGAGCTTCATATTTTGACTGTTTACGTGATTGCTGCTCATCTTGTACTCCTTTAACGTCGGTTCGGGAGAGGCCACCAATTTCCGGGGGGTGGGGCGATTTCAAGGGGGCAGGACTATGCGCCCCTGGCTCATGACTCCAGACAACTCAGGAGGTGTATCCAACTAGGCGCGGGCTGAAAAGCGCTCAGCAACTCAGATGCAGCAAGACCCCCGAAAATTGGTGGCCTCGCCTCCCTATCGGGGAAGGTCGAACCGGTCGAGGTTCATCACCTTAGTCCATGCCGCCACGAAGGCGTCGACGAAGGTCTGCTGGGCATCAGCGGTCGCGTAGGCTTCGGAAAGCGCACGCAGTTGCGAGTTCGAACCGAAGATGAGGTCGACACGAGTGCCAGCCCACTTCTTCTCGCCGGTCGCCCGATCGCTCGCTTCAAAGACGTCGGCATCCGGAGACGCTTCCCACTTCATGCTCGTGCTCGTCTTGAGCAGGTTTACGAAGAAGTCGTTGGTCAGCGTCTCCGGGCGTTCGGTGAAGACGCCGAGCTTGGACCCGCCGTAGTTCGCGCCCAGCACGCGCAGGCCGCCCACGAGCACCGTCATCTCGGGCGCGCTCAGCGTAAGCAGGTGCGCACGATCGACCAGCATCTCCTCGGCGGAATAGACCGATTTCTCGCCGACATAGTTGCGGAAGCCGTCGATCTTGGGCTCGAGCGGCGCGAAGGACTCCACATCGGTCTGGTCCGGCGAGGCGTCGGTCCGGCCCGGCGTGAACGGCACCGTGATGTCGTGCCCCGCCTTCTTCGCCGCCTGTTCGACCGCGGCGCAACCGCCGAGAACGATCAGGTCGGCGAGCGAGACCTGCTTGCCACCGGTCTGGCCCGCGTTGAAGTCCTGCTGGATCGCCTCAAGCTTCGCGAGCGCCGTCGCCAGCTCCGTCGGCTCATTGACCGCCCAGTCCTTCTGCGGCACAAGACGGATGCGCGCACCGTTCGCTCCACCGCGCTTGTCCGTGCCGCGGAACGTCGACGCCGACGCCCAGGCGGTTGTGACCAAGCGCGCGATCGACAGGCCGGCGGCGAGAATTTGCGCCTTGAGCTCGGCAATGTCGGCATCGTCGATCAGCGGATGATCGCTCGCGGGCACCGGATCCTGCCAGATGCGCGGTTCGGACGGGACCTCGGGGCCGAGAAGGCGCGCGTAGGGGCCCATGTCACGATGGGTCAGCTTGTACCACGCCTCGGCGAAGGCATGGGCAAGCTGATCCGGGTTGTCGTAGAAGCGCCGCGAGATCTTCTCATAGGCCGGGTCCGCCCTCATCGCGAGATCGGTCGTCGCCATCATCGGGGCATGCCGCTTGTGCGGATCATGCGCATCGGGAACCGTGCTCGCCGCTTCCGGATTCTTTGGCGTCCA harbors:
- a CDS encoding VOC family protein, which produces MSSNHVNSQNMKLEVVVFGVSDVDRAKAFYENLGWRLDIDVAEGDDFRGVQMTPHNSEASIIFGKGVISAEPGSAHSLVLAVDEPPGAARGL
- a CDS encoding FG-GAP-like repeat-containing protein, translating into MPLGDSITEGFTVSGGYRTDLWNSLVSEGSNADFVGSQSSGPSSLSDKNHEGHPGYFIDQIADGIDDWLPKYKPETVLLLIGTNDIEKNNDPGGAPGRLSALIDQIFALRSSVKLYVASIPPADDSAINQRVLDYNAAIPGIVNGKITQGKKVVYVDIYNALTTADLADTVHPDAEGYAKIADRWFETLRVASLAGSPKSDFSGDGQWDILWRNGANGRNTVWLMNGSARSAVVELPAVSDPNWRSVGTADFDFDGKPDILWRNTKTGANSIWLMNGTEYRAAISLPTVGDPKWQIAGAADFNFDGKPDILWRNQATGANSVWLMDGAVYRAAVTLQAVADLGWQIGGTGDFDANATPDILWRNTATGANAIWKMNGLAFLSSVSVPSVGDLGWQSAGAGDFSGDGKPDILWRNTATGSNALWQMDGTVFIQSLPLEAVGDLAWQIGGPR
- the lepA gene encoding translation elongation factor 4 → MTAVPVSQIRNFSIIAHIDHGKSTLADRLLQVTGTVSDRNMTAQYLDNMDLERERGITIKLQAARMEYVADDGEKYILNLIDTPGHVDFTYEVSRSLAACEGALLVVDASQGVEAQTLANVYLAIENNLEIIPVLNKIDLPGAEPERVLDEIEEIIGLERTGAIRASAKEGIGIHDILEAIVHRIPPPADTVAEPLQALIFDSYYDAYRGVIVYFRVMSGSVKKGNKIRFMASGKEFEIDEIGVLKPFQVPVDELHAGEVGYIAAAIKLVQDARVGDTITLVSNPAATPLPGYQEAMPVVFCGLYPTDSDQFEDLREALDKLSLNDAALHFEPESSGALGFGFRCGFLGLLHMEVVQERLEREYDLDLVTTAPSVVYRVNKTDGTVLEVQNPADLPPSQLRTSIEEPYVKVELITPQEFVGTLMELSQGRRGIFKDMRYLTPTRTTLIYEIPLAEVITDFFDQMKSRSRGYASMEYQLIGFREGNLVRLDIVLNGEPVDSLSCITHADKAPEVGRQLTAKLKELIPRQQFQVPIQAAIGSKVVARENIAPLRKNVLAKCYGGDISRKKKLLEKQKKGKKRMKSIGSVDVPQEAFMAVLKLEG
- a CDS encoding MarR family winged helix-turn-helix transcriptional regulator, with translation MPPSSSKTIRAAQENFMPTLRELAGAYQAFSNYSARHVRSVGLTPPQFDVISTLGNTDGMSMNKLGEKTLITKGTLTGIIDRLEEKGLVKRAVTEGNRRSFTVALTPEGEQLFEQIFPAHVAHLKARFMGLSEAQLDQLFVALKMLRTLFE
- a CDS encoding DUF3037 domain-containing protein encodes the protein MHEPIAYDYATIRLVPKVEREEFVNVGVIISCPARAFLEARIELDERRASALDPTLDLEAIRVHLQTIPTICAGGEQAGPIGRLSQRERFYWLIAPRSTVIQTSAAHRGLCKSPAAVLEHLLDTMVRPPRTQRQRQWSIPVEGGADRLD
- a CDS encoding AI-2E family transporter, translated to MTRQQWAMLVVAGVLAWVAYLVLGPFLPAIAWAAILALVSWPLYQKVYEILDKRSIYAALAMTLLVSLSVILPVVLIAASLASDAVELYRTVQADGSMSLAALKESYAALGRTVARVPVVGGQLQNWLREVDLVQVQQWLRSGAGRILTWLAGFGQAISGALVTLGLTIFTLFFLYLSGLDLVRQTREALEKLGGEPLVSLLDPLGATVRAVVLGLVLTGAAQGLLAGLGLWVAGIEIALILGVLAALLSILQIPTPVVWFPCVIWLAANGQTWQAVALFLWGALVVGTIDNFLKPLFISQGTGIPILLVFFGVLGGLLAFGTIGIVVGPVSLALLLVLWRRWTAPPETVPNAAGQTPLPTIKEKQT
- a CDS encoding HipA family kinase; its protein translation is MGIRTVIATRYVTPLREGGSLPAIVEADDDGMYVLKFRGAGQGPKALIAELVAGEIARACGLPVPEIVFVELDPELARTEPDPEIQHLIRASAGLNLALDYLPGSVTFDPLAVQPDADLASSIVWFDAYVTNVDRTPRNTNMLMWHRRLWLIDHGAALYFHHTWKNHLERSREPFALIKDHVLLRFADALGEADARMSERVTPQVIDGIVERIPEAWLGADSPFVGGEQHREAYRKYLLRRLEPPRAFLEEASRARTDCV
- a CDS encoding DUF952 domain-containing protein, with protein sequence MQPEQPIFHITSRSQWEAARGEGVYRPPSLQSEGFIHCCRAEQLAGVRERYFRGQTALMLLTIDPSKLTAAVREEDAHGRGETFPHLYGPLNLNAVVEVCDLPAADT
- the ssuE gene encoding NADPH-dependent FMN reductase; the encoded protein is MARILAVSGSPSHPSRTHSLVEYAVGLLPPEVGADVFAVRDLPPEVLVFARFDSPALDGPKALLEKADGLIIATPIYKAAYTGLLKSFLDLLPQKALLGKAVLPIATGGTIAHLLAIDYALKPVLCELGARHLLGGVYAVDKQIQRQADGSTVLDEEIDQRLKHSVGDLVKAIGG
- the katG gene encoding catalase/peroxidase HPI; protein product: MDVEAKCPMGGGKVEGRAVLFEMTNRLWWPNHLDLSVLHQNPPAGNPMGEGFNYAAEFESLDLAAVKQDIFALMTESQDWWPADYGHYGPLFIRMAWHAAGTYRIGDGRGGAGAGTQRFAPLNSWPDNANLDKARLLLWPIKEKYGRKLSWGDLLILAGNCALESMGFKTAGFAGGRVDIWEPENDIFWGPEREWLGDERYSSDRDLAHPLAAVQMGLIYVNPEGPNGKPDPMAAAHDIRETFGRMAMNDEETVALIAGGHTFGKCHGAAEPSQYVGAEPEGAGIERQGLGWDNSFGSGRGVHTITSGLEGAWTKNPIQWDNGYFENLFEYEWELTKSPAGAHQWTPKNPEAASTVPDAHDPHKRHAPMMATTDLAMRADPAYEKISRRFYDNPDQLAHAFAEAWYKLTHRDMGPYARLLGPEVPSEPRIWQDPVPASDHPLIDDADIAELKAQILAAGLSIARLVTTAWASASTFRGTDKRGGANGARIRLVPQKDWAVNEPTELATALAKLEAIQQDFNAGQTGGKQVSLADLIVLGGCAAVEQAAKKAGHDITVPFTPGRTDASPDQTDVESFAPLEPKIDGFRNYVGEKSVYSAEEMLVDRAHLLTLSAPEMTVLVGGLRVLGANYGGSKLGVFTERPETLTNDFFVNLLKTSTSMKWEASPDADVFEASDRATGEKKWAGTRVDLIFGSNSQLRALSEAYATADAQQTFVDAFVAAWTKVMNLDRFDLPR